The genomic stretch GAGGTGCGACGATCGTGCAGCTTCATTGGCTCAATTTTCTAGGTGGTTTCTATGCTTTTATAGTGGACTACTGCTAAAATATAGCGGCCTGTTGGATTTTGTATGTCGGCGCGTGCAATAAATCTCAATTCTATACACTCACCGAGTTGTATTTGCGAGACAttagaataaaaaaaaaaaaaggctttcAGAAGGCTTTTTACAGCATAGTTTGATACTAATGGGCAACGTATATCTATCTCATAAAGGTCAattctcttcccttttctcatTGACTAGAAGCGCGTCTTACGCTGCTCCTGTCTTTGGCTTTCCCCATCGATTCGCGAGTAGATATTGCCTGTGCAATTTCTCATGTTACAGTTGTACCGAGTCTACAGCAATTTCATCATGTCGCTGTTGGTATTTACAAAAATAGTAAAGTTTTGATGAATGGATTGTAATTAGTTTCTGGTTCTTGGCTATTGGCAGCTGTgaatggcagcttcttttttcactTACGCAGCGGAAAGGATATGAGAAAGCAATATATATTCCTTCAGGCAAAAGAGATAGACATTGTATATAACGAgtgtttctcttctctttcttctcaactCACAGGTTAAACAAACGCTCCAGTTCCGATCTACCTCTACACCTAGGTAGCCAGCTAAGCTCCCTACTAGGTAGCTATAGATGGTGTCTAGACCTGGTCTACAGACGGCAATTCATCCGCATCAGAGTTCCAATTTACATTCAGTGATGCTTCTCTCCGAATCTCCTTCATATCGACACACCCTTTCGGCTCTTCTGTAAATAAAGCTAATGAGACCCATGTAGAACGCTTCCTTCGTTTCTGCTGACCTGTCGCATACCATATTACTATTCTACATTCTTACACTTCCTTCGCTCCTGCATAAGCTATCATGGATGACATCCATCGGCATTCTACCACGTTGCAGCTTTGCAGCTCGGCAATTAATCCGTTCAGCTTCATGGGCGTAGACTGCGTGCTAAGAATAGCAGTGCACTAGCAGCGGACAAAGACCGAATCCGAGCGGGCACCAAAATCCTTCAGTTTCTAAATCACCCCTATTGGCCGATTGGCTCCCTCATCTCTACACTCTACAACTGCTACCTACAATCTTCACAACCTACAAGCCAACTCTAACTCTTGCTCACTGAGGAATTGCCGGCTTATTGTTGTTGATAACGTGCCTTTCCACATTGACATGGCCCTAATTGCGACTAGTACAGACCCAAATGCCAATGTCTCTGCAACTACCGATCCAAAAGAGGCGGCGGATTTAGAACAAAATCATGAAAAAGCAAATACTACAGTAACAACAACAATTGAACAAGAACTGCATTCTCAAGAGCAAAATGCATCAGAAATTACGGAAACGAGGATTAAAAAATCTTCGTCCTTTAAGCTCGCCTTCGTGGGAATTGCGGCGAGTCTTTTCGTTTTCCAGCTGGACGCAACCTGTTTGGGAATAGCTCTCCCTGTAAGCCTTGAGATACTTTCCTTCTTGGACATAACGCCTAGACATTTTCTAATACTTCTACTTAGACCATAGCCGGTGACCTAAATGGCACGAGCTTGGAGTCATTTTGGGCAAGTCTAGCTTATACTCTATGTGGGCTGACCATGCAATCGATTTGGGTCAGCATCTCTGACGCATTCGGCCGGAAGCCGCCTCTCTACGTATCATTAGGCTTGTTCTTCATTGGATCGGTCGTATTTGCCGTAGCGAAGAATATGGGCACCATCATTGCAGGGCGGGTCCTCCAAGGTCTTGGAGGCGGGGGAATTGATGTTCTGGCGCAAGTTATACTTGCAGACATGACAACGTTAGAAGAACGATCAAAATATATTGGCTTGATGGCTATTCCCACGGCTATTGGCAACATCATGGGACCTATAGTGGGTGCTCTTTTCTCAACGTTTGTCTCTTGGAGATGGATTGCATGGATCAACTTGCCAATCATAGCAACGGGGACGCTACTTGTGTTCTTTTTCCTCAAACTTAGGTCTATCCCTCTCGAAGCCACGCTCGCCAAGAACTTGAATCGACTTGATTGGATTGGCATGGCCCTCATCGTTGCCGGAGTCACGCTGTTTGTTGTGCCCCTCAGCTGGGCGGGTTCACTATTCCCGTGGGCCTCCTGGCAGACGCTCTTCCCTTTGCTCTTGGGAGCTACTCTGCTTGTAGTGTTTGTCATTTATGAGACCAAGCCTGCAGCACCTATCATGCCCCACCGCTTATTTCACACAAGAACTGGAAACGCAGCACTAATGGGAGGCTTCATTCACGGCATGATTCTGGTGTCTCTGTTGCAGTACATGCCTCTACTTTTACAAGCCGTTGAACTGGAGAGCGCAATCTCCTCAGCCGTTTCTCTGCTTCCCACAGTCATCGTTAGCGTTTTCATCGCGGCTGtctcgatgatgatggtccCTTTCTTTGGTGGATATGTCTGGCTTTTACGGCTGTCGTGGGTCATACTTACACTGGGAACCGGATTGTTAGCTCTCTTTAAATTGAGATCTCCGCTATCAATGCGTTACGGGTTACCAATCCTTTGGGGCACAGGTGTCTCATTATTGcgcctcaatctcctccctGTTCAAGCGAGCGTCAAGAATGTCAACGACACAGGCCTAGCTATTGGGCAGCTTCTCACTATTCGCATGTTCGGGGGCCTTGTAGGTCTTACTATATCTTCAGCAATATTTAACAATGTGTTCTCAGAATCCATCTCAAGTACTGCGGTCCAGCTGACGGGGGCTTTAGCGCCCCTGAAAGACGCCTCAAATGCGGTGAGTTTCATTGAAACACTCAGATCGCTAGATATCTCTTCTACAGCACTAGATGAAATCCTCAGTATTTACTTGAAATGTTTTCGGACAATCTTTTATACAATGACCGGCTTCGGTGGACTGGGCTTGTTGACTTCGATGCTCTTGAGAGAAATTGACCTCAAAGGGCACGGTCTCGGGAATCAGCGGTTTGAAGAGTAACTGGGACTTGGAAAGAGGAATAACGGTGTCATCACCATCTAATTCTATAGATATGATGTTTATGATATAATTTTTAATGCTAATACTATTTAAGGTGTCATCTGAgtttaaaagaagaaaacttcAGCGTCCTGGAATAGCGGCCCACTTCTCTCGTAGCTTCGTAGGTAAAATCTCCAAGGTATTGAGACAACGAACATGAACAACGGCGACGATTTCCGTGTAAGGGGAAAACGATTCCCAGAACGGACGACAACAAGCCcgaaataaagaagaaaccCATTCTATTTACAGTCATACAGATTTCTTCGACTACTGCAGAAGTGTATCAAGCGAGACTACTTTCAGTATTTATAACCCTGTGTGTTTTCAATACTATTCACATTCTCGACTAAATGCAGTCTCAATAGGTTGGCTCTTAGGCAACCTGGAAATAAACGCGAGGATAATAAATGGAAGAAATTGGAATTTTTATTTCATAAATGAACAACTACAGCATGCCAATGAAAATGACTGTGATGGATCTAATGTCTATGAGAAATCAGGCTGTAAACAAACTTTTTCTGTAATACGAAAGTCACTTAATCAAAGTGAATTCTCCACAACTCTCTCTCGGCGCCTCCCTGGAAGTCGCTGCGAGTGTGCATGGCCAGGATGTTGTCGCTGACCAGCATGTCGCCCTTCTGCCACGCGTGATAATATGCGACACGTCGGTCGTGCAAAAGGCTGTCTAGCTCGCGGCAGATGGCGTCAGAGACCTCGGGTGTCTGGCCATCAATTGTGATGTTGGTGGCCTCGAAACTGGTCTTGTTTTCGGGCCAGGGCTCGTGATACCTCAAGCAAGGCTTTCCAGTGACGGGATGGTCAATGACCAGAGGCAGGCCGTCCAGTTTGGTCGACTCGAATGAAGAGGTTCGCACAGACCACGTAAGGTTCCTCAAGGTCTccagagggagagaagagggcagGTTCTTCAAAACAAACGTGGatgtggagaagagagtgaacCCAGTGTCAGAGGGAGAGGGCGTGACAGCAGTGAACAATTGGAATCTAGAAACTCAGTTAGACTTGTATGTTGGCGGCAATATTAGGTGATACGACTACTTACCGTGGTGGGTTGGGAAGCTTGTATACGGTTCCATCCTCTCTAGTGTGGTCCAGCGTCTTGAACAGGCCGTCAAAGTGGAAGGGCATCCATTCGGCGGACAGAACGTTGTTCAGACCACGAGTGTCTGCGCCGCGGTCCTTGACCTCGAGCAGAATGCCAAACTTCCACGGAAGCGGGGTTCCAAACTCCGAGGCCTTCTCAATGTACTTCTCGCGGTTCTTAGTGCCGGAGAAACCGCGCAGAATGACCGGGGAGTTGATCTCCGAAAGTGCGCGGACCTTCTGAGCATCAATGTCTTGCATTGAGAGCTTGTTGGGCCCCTCAGCGGGCTGAATGACAACACCACAGGGATAGTTGGGAGTGACGGTGATGGCGCCAGAGGCCCAGGTATATAGGTCGCTCTTCTCGCGGAAAAATGATGGTCTGCCATCCTCGTAGACGAGCTCCCAGCTGGGATCGTCCCAGAACGTCTGAGCAAGACCCGAGGTGATGGTTCCGTCTTGTCGGACAGCCACGGCGCAGTGCCATGGAGTGGTGTATGTAGAGTCGGTAGGCAGAGTGCTGACGGAAACCTTGTTGTGTCCAGTGGAGGGGTGGATAGACAAACGAACGTGGTTTGAGAACTTGTCGCGAACTGCACGGGCAAATGCCTGACCACGAATAAGCATCTGCTTGGCAATGCTCTCGATACCCTTCTTATACTTCGACTTGGTGAAGGTTTCCGAAATGGGATATGTATCAGCAAGATCAGTCTGAAGGAATCTGAGATAGCCACGATATGTCAAGCAAATATCCTCGTCTGATGTGATCTTTTCGTTGACATCCCAATCCTTGCTTCGGAAGTTGTTGATGAGCGCAATGCGGAAGTTGGTGGCATTGGCAACATATGAAACCTCGTCCAAAACTGCAGGTACCTCAGTAGGCACAAGGTCCGAAAGTCGTGAAAAGCGGATGTGGGCAAAGccctttgtctttgccaAGTTTCGGAGAGTCTCTCCGTATCTCCAGACGTCCAAGTCTGAGACGCTCAAGAGGTCTAAAGGTCACAAATTGTTAGCCAAAGCCGTTGCTAGTTTGATTCAAGAGTAGATACTAACCATTGTATACGATACCATCGGAAATGATGGTAAGCTCCGCTCCAGGGCTGTATACGTCCTTAATAGCCGCACAGAGACCGTTGAGATGGGCCAGAGCAAACTCCTCGGCCTTGTCCGGGACGCGTCCAAggaccttgaccttggtGTTGGGAGACTTGAAGGGGAAGGCGGGAAGGCACATCTTGATGGGCTGGTTGGCCTTCACATGGCTGTATGCCTGCGCCAAACCAGCGAGCAGACCAATATCCGACTCAATACCTTCGCTGCCCGCACGCTTGTTCTGATACCTGTAGATAACCTCGATGATCTTTGCGGCCATGTCAATGTGAGAGTGATCGAGAATGCGGCCCGACAAGGGCAGGACGACGTGGTCTGGAGTGCCTCGGAGGGCAGACTCCATCGGTACCGGGTCCATCATCTTGAATTAGTGTGTGTTGAAGAGACTAAAGGCGTTTGAAGTCGTGTGTGTAGCGAGTGATGTAACTTGAAGATGAACTTTCTCCAAGCGAAACACTAGTCTTGTCGATGAGTGGTCTTAGTAAAAAGAGTAACAAGGAAAACGATTGTCCACGCTGGAGTCTATATAAGATTCAGCTGTCCTTGGCGGTGAgttgttttttatttttttttctcattgtCTATTCCGCCAGCGCCGTTTTGTATTGAATCAGATTCTCACATAATGAGTAACCTTGGCGGGCTAACCGGCATGTTGACCGCTTTTTTTGCCGAGCAGACTCGGTGTTTCAGCACTGACTGTAGGTAATTCAGATCCTTCACATCCGTTTACTAGTCCTCGATGCTTGTTGACTTACCAGTAGCATGTCTTACAGGCGCGAACCCCGGACCTCTATGCTGCTACTGTAGGCAGAGCTGATCCTTTCGATTCGAGACCCTTGTATATCTAGGATTGTGGGTATTATCCTCGAGGATCTTATTTCCCGGGGCCGTAAGTGCAACCGTAAGCTTACATGACAGTTTGACCAACCATCTATCACTGTAATACTGGCAAGTTTATCTATATCCTACAAATTTACGATACAGACTGGGATAAATATTACAACGGCGTCAGAGGGGCGATGTGTAGGACTCTGACTGCATGGCGTTTAACGGTACGAGGGTTATGGTGTGCCAGTTCCTGGGCATTGCACTATATTGACGGGAATAAGGCTCAAGATATTATGGATGATGTACTTAAACTGCGGTTATCAGCTGCCTTGATTTGGAAACGTAGTATGCAAATCACAAATTGACAGTGAAAATTTGTTCATACAAGCGCTTGTCTGATGGTTGGTGACTGGAATCTTTACTACCCAGTAATAAGTAGAACATGTGTTGGCTACAATGTCAATCCTAATATGTAATACAATACTGTTCATGTGTCACAATTCATGTCAGCTTTCAGAGAGCAAAACGGAATTGGCTAGATAGTTTTCTGGTCAGAGGGTAAACAAAAGATGCTCCAGCTGACAAACTACACATCATGTCCCAGGATTATGTAACAActcaaaagagaaaactaGTGTATATCAAATGTAGTAAGAGAAGACATTGTTTAcaattaaagttatataaaagaaatattaaataaatattttatagtaaattattataatattatatatatttgtaTTTAactttagctattagtttagtaaaattttataaaatactaaagtaataatacttaaaaacccttgaaataaaaagaatattactaatatcttaaaaaaaaaaaaaaaagtgtccAATGTTACACTGAAATCTGTTTATAAGCTATTACTAATTGCAAATTGTTTATACAGCAAAAAGTCGTAGTTATTACAGTCCCTTACAGTACACTTGGCTTGTGGGACCCTCGACAGTTCGCTAACTATAGCAAGTTAGCTGGCTACTCTGTTTGGCAAATCATGGGAAAGCCTTGATCAGATTGTGACGAACCCACCGGCCATTTTTTCGAGGGAATACGGCAATCAATCAGAATGCGGTATATACGTACATCAGCCCAGTTTTTACAAGATTTGGCTTACTACATCGTACTTTGGTCTATAGAGCTGAAGTGCTGACGTTTCTTTCTCTATTGGGGATAGACGGGTGTGTATTCTAGTATGGAACTTAGCAATTATGAGTCGAAAAGAATGTGTCACGGCTACAGTAAGGCTCTCGTGGAGCATGTGCATCCACAAGAGGATTCGAATTACATATTTCATGTATTTATGCCAAATGCATAATATAGGCTTTTATGAACATCAATATActtacttgtacttgttgGCTTTTATTAATCTCTGCAAAGTATTATACCGCGTGGATTAGTAGCACCGACCTGCTTGTACAAGCAGCACTTACAGAATAAGCTGCATATTAGCGCAAGGCACTTCTGCAAGTACAAGGATAGGGCAGGATCGGACAATGGTGCGGAATCAGAGCTCAGTGGGGCCACTTTCTTCAACAGATAAAGTCAGTCTTAGCGTAAGCCAGGGTAGCAAGTACCGCTAGTACGAATAAGCAGTGGCGGAAACCTTACGAGGCACTATGCGGAGACACCTATGCACGAATTCTACTACCTCCCTGAACAACAAGGTTCGGCCCGAATACAAGCCATCTTGATGGCGAATGATTGAAGAAACTACCCTAGAGAGAGGTGTAGATGGGAAATCTTGAAGTCCTGAAAGTCTGAATATCTGGCTAGAAGCTAAATGtatgaaagagagagacagaatAAGGAACCAAACACTTTTTCCCGTTGGACGTTCCATCAAATTCATTTGACATCTATTGAATGAGCTCTTTGTCCCGCATGTATGGGAGGAAAGGAGATCTACATAAATCTGCAGATTGATTCTTTAATAAACATCAACACTGTTAAGTTTTGCAGTCTTTCACGGCTATATTGATGTTGGCGACGAGTTTTCATTTTGCAGTCTATACATGTAAAACTTGAGTGTACAAACTTGATCACGTAAAGCTGTCTTTACTACTCCTCTAGCATGTGTATTGTTCGCGAAGCAGAACTACTAGTAAGTGCATCACTCACCAGTAAAATGACACACTAGCACGTGGGTTACCGATATAAGTATAAGATGGGTGTAACTTTCACATATCCAACTTGCAGTAGTATTTAACTATCTAATAATGGCGCTGCATCTAACGTGAAGCTAAGAAGCGTGAAGCCACATGTAAATGAATAGCTGTGCGGGTCTGTTTATGAACAGCATAAATATTCTTTACACATCTACATCTATTGCACTGCCATGTCCAAAAGTTTTTGGCATAATATTTACAACAATATTTACACTCTATCATGGACGCAGTTCAATAAACCAGCCAGAGATCATAACCTAAGGGTGATAGTATCATGATGGATGGCCAACAGATGCAGCCGTATTATTCTAGTTCTGAACATGTGCGCAATTCAATCGGCTA from Trichoderma atroviride chromosome 3, complete sequence encodes the following:
- a CDS encoding uncharacterized protein (EggNog:ENOG41~TransMembrane:14 (i68-94o106-124i136-153o159-181i193-217o223-243i263-283o289-311i332-351o363-384i396-415o427-445i457-481o540-558i)); this translates as MALIATSTDPNANVSATTDPKEAADLEQNHEKANTTVTTTIEQELHSQEQNASEITETRIKKSSSFKLAFVGIAASLFVFQLDATCLGIALPTIAGDLNGTSLESFWASLAYTLCGLTMQSIWVSISDAFGRKPPLYVSLGLFFIGSVVFAVAKNMGTIIAGRVLQGLGGGGIDVLAQVILADMTTLEERSKYIGLMAIPTAIGNIMGPIVGALFSTFVSWRWIAWINLPIIATGTLLVFFFLKLRSIPLEATLAKNLNRLDWIGMALIVAGVTLFVVPLSWAGSLFPWASWQTLFPLLLGATLLVVFVIYETKPAAPIMPHRLFHTRTGNAALMGGFIHGMILVSLLQYMPLLLQAVELESAISSAVSLLPTVIVSVFIAAVSMMMVPFFGGYVWLLRLSWVILTLGTGLLALFKLRSPLSMRYGLPILWGTGVSLLRLNLLPVQASVKNVNDTGLAIGQLLTIRMFGGLVGLTISSAIFNNVFSESISSTAVQLTGALAPLKDASNAVSFIETLRSLDISSTALDEILSIYLKCFRTIFYTMTGFGGLGLLTSMLLREIDLKGHGLGNQRFEE
- a CDS encoding uncharacterized protein (EggNog:ENOG41) — translated: MMDPVPMESALRGTPDHVVLPLSGRILDHSHIDMAAKIIEVIYRYQNKRAGSEGIESDIGLLAGLAQAYSHVKANQPIKMCLPAFPFKSPNTKVKVLGRVPDKAEEFALAHLNGLCAAIKDVYSPGAELTIISDGIVYNDLLSVSDLDVWRYGETLRNLAKTKGFAHIRFSRLSDLVPTEVPAVLDEVSYVANATNFRIALINNFRSKDWDVNEKITSDEDICLTYRGYLRFLQTDLADTYPISETFTKSKYKKGIESIAKQMLIRGQAFARAVRDKFSNHVRLSIHPSTGHNKVSVSTLPTDSTYTTPWHCAVAVRQDGTITSGLAQTFWDDPSWELVYEDGRPSFFREKSDLYTWASGAITVTPNYPCGVVIQPAEGPNKLSMQDIDAQKVRALSEINSPVILRGFSGTKNREKYIEKASEFGTPLPWKFGILLEVKDRGADTRGLNNVLSAEWMPFHFDGLFKTLDHTREDGTVYKLPNPPRFQLFTAVTPSPSDTGFTLFSTSTFVLKNLPSSLPLETLRNLTWSVRTSSFESTKLDGLPLVIDHPVTGKPCLRYHEPWPENKTSFEATNITIDGQTPEVSDAICRELDSLLHDRRVAYYHAWQKGDMLVSDNILAMHTRSDFQGGAERELWRIHFD